Proteins encoded together in one Hevea brasiliensis isolate MT/VB/25A 57/8 chromosome 16, ASM3005281v1, whole genome shotgun sequence window:
- the LOC110652986 gene encoding light-harvesting complex-like protein OHP2, chloroplastic encodes MSVASSIPCIRIPNPSSSSSSCSSPPSSSSSTTSTSYCFRFSTLTKPCSLTIRSSQAEGPVRRPVAPPLREPSPPTPSPALKPMPPSSPSSPVVPPPKPAAQVAVGDKNVTTLEFQRQKAKELQDFFKQKKLEEKDQGPFFGFLGKNEITNGRWAMFGFAVGMLTEYATGSDFVDQVKILLSNFGIIDLE; translated from the exons atGTCAGTGGCCTCCTCAATACCTTGCATAAGAATCCCAaacccatcatcatcatcatcatcatgctccTCTCCTCCATCTTCCTCTTCATCAACAACTTCCACCTCCTATTGTTTTAGATTTTCCACACTAACAAAGCCTTGTTCTTTGACCATCAGGAGCTCTCAAGCTGAAGGGCCCGTGAGGAGACCTGTTGCCCCTCCTCTTAGAGAACCCTCTCCACCAACTCCCTCACCTGCCTTGAAGCCTATGCCTCCCTCTTCACCATCTTCTCCTGTGGTTCCACCACCCAAGCCGGCTGCTCAGGTGGCTGTGGGAGACAAGAATGTGACCACTTTAGAGTTTCAGAGGCAAAAGGCTAAGGAGCTTCAGGATTTCTTTAAGCAAAAGAAGCTTGAGGAGAAAGATCAGGGCCCTTTCTTTGGGTTCCTTGGCAAGAATGAGATTACTAATGGAAG ATGGGCAATGTTTGGTTTTGCTGTTGGGATGCTAACCGAGTACGCTACAGGCTCAGACTTTGTTGATCAAGTAAAGATTCTTCTCTCCAATTTCGGGATAATTGATCTAGAATGA